In Citrus sinensis cultivar Valencia sweet orange chromosome 3, DVS_A1.0, whole genome shotgun sequence, the sequence ATGTTGCTTATTTCTGTTAgatgtatttatttgtttgttgagTGGAGCAGGTCACTGAGGATATGAAGGTGGTGACTCATATCAGAGATGTTTTTGCGGCCCTTAACGATATTTCAGTAGGGCATGTTTCTAGTACAATACAATCTAGTGTGAAGAATACATTATCCCTGGTATATTTCTTCCTCTTAGTCTATGCTTGTGCATGTATTTCTTCATGTGTATATTTTGAAAGTATCTGTCCGTACATTTGTGTAGCATGCATATATGCGGAGCGGTGTAAtaatttctctcattttagcataaaaatatgaattatgaCCAATAAtactttgtttctttctttcttttcttttccccccCATTTTCTCAGCCAGATTTACCTACAAAGACTATTCCCAATCGCTGGCACAATCTAGATGAAGTGGTGAACAGAGGAGGACCAGATGTTCAGCTTCCCATGTTTCCATATGTTGAGAAACATAATGATGGTTCTTATGCATTTTCTGGAATGCAGCCTAAAATTGGAGATGGAGTGGTTAATAGGAATGAAGGGATTCGATTATCCTCACCAGGTGGTGTTGGGAGTGCCAAAATACTTCATCCAAAATCAAATGTTATCAATTTGGATTATCAGAATCAAATGGGAATACATTTTATCAGCGATGGGATGAGCAGAGTGGAACCTAGTGGCTGGAAGGATTTGGGTGTGATATCAGAACAAAATGGTACtccattttcaattaattccgTTATAGATAGCATCAATTTATGTAGTGTTGCACTTCAAGCTGAAAAGTTTGTAGCTGATCGTACATACTTAGCTTCAAACCCACTTGAGGCTGTTCTTGGTGAACAAGTCAAATTGGAATGCACAGATTCTTGTCAAAATGGGATGTTGCACATACCTGAAATTTCAGACATAAAATTCGAAAAAGATCTGGAGAAGTTGCAGAATCAAACTGAGTTGAATCACTTGGACCCATCTGGCACGTCTTTAAAGTTCTCGGCTGTTTCTGAGCTGCATGAAGCGTTAGGACCTGCTTTTCTGAGAAAAGATATTTATAATGATAGGGAACCAGAAAATACAGTAGATGGAGAAACTGTTGGGATGCCTGAGTTGACGAGCAGTAGCCACTTGATGTTTGACTCTGGCTCAGAGAATCTTCTAGATGCAGTAGTAGCTAGTGTTTGCAATAGTGGCAGTGACGTTAAGAGTGAGAGAACCTTCTGTAGATCAATGCAGTCATTGTTGACAACTGAAAAAAAGCCAGAGTCTTCTAGCCAAAGTAAGAATACTAAC encodes:
- the LOC102621121 gene encoding transcription factor EMB1444 isoform X3, whose amino-acid sequence is MKVVTHIRDVFAALNDISVGHVSSTIQSSVKNTLSLPDLPTKTIPNRWHNLDEVVNRGGPDVQLPMFPYVEKHNDGSYAFSGMQPKIGDGVVNRNEGIRLSSPGGVGSAKILHPKSNVINLDYQNQMGIHFISDGMSRVEPSGWKDLGVISEQNGTPFSINSVIDSINLCSVALQAEKFVADRTYLASNPLEAVLGEQVKLECTDSCQNGMLHIPEISDIKFEKDLEKLQNQTELNHLDPSGTSLKFSAVSELHEALGPAFLRKDIYNDREPENTVDGETVGMPELTSSSHLMFDSGSENLLDAVVASVCNSGSDVKSERTFCRSMQSLLTTEKKPESSSQSKNTNNSVSYSISQSSLVEEDAKHFLNSSEVCGAVSSKGFSSTCPSTCSEQLDRSSEPAKNNKKRARTGENGRPRPRDRQLIQDRIKELRELVPNGSKCSIDSLLERTIKHMLFLQSITKHADKLSKCAESKMHQKGNGIHGSNYEQGSSWAVEMGSHLKVCSIVVENLNKNGQMLVEMLCEECSHFLEIAEAIRSLGLTILKGVTEAHGDKTWICFVVEGQDNRIMHRMDVLWSLVQLLQSKTTSS